The region CTCGCGATCGGCGCCGCCCGTCGCGACCTCGACGACGTGGCGGCTCTCGCCGCGATGTGAAGCACCCGCGGGCTGATGCTCGCGGGTGCTTCACCACAGCCGGGGTCAGTCGGTCGCGACGTGCTCCAAGCTCGCGCCGGGCGAGTAGATGTCCATGATGTTCCAGTGCCCCGCGGTGGGCGTGGGGACGTTGACCATCGACACGTCGATCACCACGGGGCCGCCGTCGGCGATGGCACGCTCCAGTGCGGGCTTGAACTCCGCGGCGGACGACACCTTTATGCCGGTGACACCGTACGCCTCGGCGATCGCCGCGAAGTCGGTGTACATCGGATCGCCGTCCGTGCCGAACACCGTGCCGTACGTCGTGTCGAAGGCCGCCTTCTCGAGGCCCGCGATCGTGCCGAAGGCGTTGTTGTTCATGACGACCCAGACGGCCGCGACATTCTTCTCGCGAGCGGTGGCGAGGACGGCCGGATTCTGACCGAAACCGCCGTCGCCGACGAGCGAGACGACGACGCGGTCCGGACGGGCGATCTTGGCGCCGACGGCCGCCGGCGCGCCGAAGCCCATCGTCGCGAAGCCGCCCGGGGTGAGGAACGTGCCGGGGGTGAGGATGTCGAACTGCTGCCCGACGCCGTTCTTGTTCCATCCCACGTCGGTGGTGATGATCGCGTCGGCGGGGAGCACCTCCCTCGTCTCGGACAGGATGCGCTCCGGCCGCATCGGCCAGGCGTCGGATGCCTGGGCCTCGGTGTTGCGACTGCGCTGGTCGGCGCGGTCGGCCGCGATCTTCGCCAGCAGCTCCGGGCGGTCGACGCCTGCGGGTGCGAGGCGCCGGGCGACCCGCAGGAGCACGGTGAGGGCCGCCTTGATGTCGGCGATGGCGCCGATCTCGAGCGGATAGTTGCGACCGAGCTCGGCAGGATCGATGTCGATCTGCATGAGCTTCGTCGCGGGGATGTCGAAGGTGTACTCGGCGTACCACGAGCTGGAGTCGGCCTCGGCGAAGCGGGTGCCCAGCGCGAGGATCCAGTCCGCGGTGCGGGTGGTCTCGTTGACGAAGGCCGTGCCCCAGAATCCGGTCATGCCGAGGACAAGCGGGCTGTCGTCCCGGAGC is a window of Microbacterium terrae DNA encoding:
- a CDS encoding thiamine pyrophosphate-binding protein, translated to MKDLVSNQIVRYLEARAVEHIFGLCGHTNIALLAALEKSESISFVNVRHEQIAAHAADGYARVTQRAAVVLTHLGPGMTNAATGVANAALDSIPMVVIAGDVPSHYFGKHPHQEINLHADAAQYEIYRPFVKRAWRVDQPHLVAEVLDKAFTLAESGRPGPVLVDVPMDVFSAEVDTALFDKVLSNTRALVKPSLDEDVAERIVKNLLAANRPVLYVGGGIVGGDAAAELEEFAELLSLPVAHSLMGKGALRDDSPLVLGMTGFWGTAFVNETTRTADWILALGTRFAEADSSSWYAEYTFDIPATKLMQIDIDPAELGRNYPLEIGAIADIKAALTVLLRVARRLAPAGVDRPELLAKIAADRADQRSRNTEAQASDAWPMRPERILSETREVLPADAIITTDVGWNKNGVGQQFDILTPGTFLTPGGFATMGFGAPAAVGAKIARPDRVVVSLVGDGGFGQNPAVLATAREKNVAAVWVVMNNNAFGTIAGLEKAAFDTTYGTVFGTDGDPMYTDFAAIAEAYGVTGIKVSSAAEFKPALERAIADGGPVVIDVSMVNVPTPTAGHWNIMDIYSPGASLEHVATD